The sequence below is a genomic window from Ammospiza nelsoni isolate bAmmNel1 chromosome 33, bAmmNel1.pri, whole genome shotgun sequence.
GCACTAACTGCAATTAGCCCCAGTTCCCTGAGTGAGGAAtttgagcaggagagcttgaggatctgtgggatttcacagaagaactggcccaggacattgccatggcacagggacagggaaaatgtattggctgtgtgcagcagcgaatagagaaaggcactggcccaggcagctgctgccatgtgggcacaagctctgctgcccaggagggtcccgtagtgcaggggtttgcagatggacacgtagcggtcgtagcacatgatggtcaggagaTAAAACTCTGCCCcaataaagaagagaaagaaaaagagctgtgtAGCACATCCTTTGTAGgagatgtccctggtgtcccagagggaattgtgcatggctttggggacagtggtgcagatggagcccaggtcagtgagggccaggttgagcaggaagaagaacatgggtgTGTGCAGctggtggccgcaggctacggcgctgatgatgaggccgttgcccaggagggcagccagggaaatgcccagcaagaggcagaagtgcaggagctgcagctgccgcatGTTTGCCAATGCTAGCAGGAGGAAGTGGCttatggagctgctgttggacatttgagCTGTCTTGGCATGGGGATCTGTAAGAAAAGTAATCATGGAATAGTTGGGTTTGGAGAGGACTTTGAATATCCCAGCACATCTTGGGGGCACTTTCCCCCCACTgactgcccagggctctgctgcctggggctgtccctgccagcagctgcttccctgtgcccagggctgcgccctgccagtgctgccagagcccagcccagccctggggactcagctctgccctgaagacccctcccagctctggcactgcccaggggatgctctggctctgcaggctctgataGGAATGTCAGAGCAACCAtgaggaggctggaaaagcgACACTGATGCTACCTCAAAGGGGCCCTGTGCAGATATCTGTCACTGCCTGCTTTATTCAGATCTGagacaaaatgtttttattattccaTTCTGAACTGAGAGATGAAAATCTATAGGGTCCATCCAGGTCACCCAGAGCAGTATAttaaaaaagcaggattttcgCTTTTatgcagc
It includes:
- the LOC132085918 gene encoding olfactory receptor 14A16-like is translated as MSNSSSISHFLLLALANMRQLQLLHFCLLLGISLAALLGNGLIISAVACGHQLHTPMFFFLLNLALTDLGSICTTVPKAMHNSLWDTRDISYKGCATQLFFFLFFIGAEFYLLTIMCYDRYVSICKPLHYGTLLGSRACAHMAAAAWASAFLYSLLHTANTFSLSLCHGNVLGQFFCEIPQILKLSCSNSSLRELGLIAVSACLLFGCFVFIVFSYVQIFRVVLRIPSEQGWHKAFSTCLPHLAVVSLFISTVMFAHLKPPSLSSPSLDLALSVLYSVVPPALNPLIYSLRNQELKAAVRRLMTGCFQEH